TGATGAAGTACAAACTCTATTGGAAGAAACCTTCACAACTAGTACATTGGAAGATGTAATAATAAAATATTTTGGATATTACATCAATGAGCTTCTATCAAAGTGGTTTTATGAAAATTTAATAAAAAATAAGAGCGAAGGGGATTGTAATAATCTTTTCAACCAGATAAAAAATTTTATAGTTGAAAGAGTTGGAGATATGCACAAAAGAAATCCACTACAAAACATTGATTGGAGTTCTGATGAAGCCGATAGACTTGTAAAGAATATTCAACAAGATGTATTAACCGTATTTGAATAGTTATGAGAATAAACGTAGTTATTGAGGATGCAGATTATGGAAAGTTCTCAGATTTGCAGCTTTGTTACCTGGATAACGGAGTAAATAGAAAGGTTCCATTATCTTTCTTGGGTTATGAAAGGGTTTTTGATTTTACGACTGATTTTACTTCTGTAAAATTTGACTTTTTTCTTGTGTCTGCAATAGTTTATGGTGTAGATAATCTACTTAGTCGGGCTATTTATTCAAATGATGGTTGGACAAGAGATATAGAAGTAGAGTTTCCAGTGGAAAACTTAGCTGTATGGAGTGGTAAAGAAGAAAAAATTAAACAGATTTTAGACTTCTTAACGGGCGATAATTGGCAGATTTCTTTTCGAGAATTAGAAGATGTTAATTTGTTTCAACCACGTACAAATAGAAGAAAAATTCCAAGTTACGACAAAGATTCCATTAAATCTGTAAGTTTATTTTCAGGTGGCTTAGATTCTTTAATTGGAGTTGTCGATGAATTAGAGAAGCTAAGAAATAATGAAAGAATACTTCTGGTATCTCACTTTGATTCAAAATCTCCAGGTCCAAATGGAGACCAGAGAAAGCTGTTAAGGCATTTAATGACCCAATATCCAAATAAAATATATTGGGTACAATCAAAATTGGCATTATCACGAAAAGATAGTGATGGTAGCAGAGTAACTATCGAAAATAATTATCGTAGTCGTTCTCTTTTTTTTATTGGGTTGGGCTGTTATTTATCCCCTACTGATGATTTGATAATTCCTGAGAATGGTACAATCTCAATCAATTATCCTTTGACGCCATCAAGAGTAAGCTCTTTGAGTACTAGAACAACCCATCCGTATGTTTTAAAAAATACGCAAGAATTACTTGTCGATTTAGGATTATCTACAATAATACATAATCCTTATACATTTAAAACTAAAGGAGAAATGTTTATTGAATGTAAAAATCAAACATTTATACAAGGTGTTTTTCAAAATTCGGTTTCTTGTGGCAAAAGAGGTAGAAAGCAAAATTGGGAGGTAAAAATAGGTGTTCAGGAGTGTGGAATTTGTATGCCTTGTATTTATAGACGAGCTGCTTTGAATAAAGCAGGGCTAGATAATGAAAATCATTATGGTAATTTTATTACTAGGGCTAATTCACGAAACTACAGTAAAGATTTACCAGCATTAATTAATTATCTAAAAAGAGATATATCTTTGGAGAAAATGAAAAGAGATTTGTTAGTTAATGGAAATATTGAGATTGATAATCTTGAACAATATGCGAACATGGTATTAATGTCTAAAGAGGAAGTTTTACAATTATTTAGAGAAAAAGGAAATAGATTTGTAAAATCTGAGTTAGGGATAAGATGATTATTGATACGCACTGCCATATAGATTTATATCAGAATCCAAGAAAAATTTTGCAAGATTGTGTGAAAGCTGATATAACTGTATTAGCAATGACCAATTTGCCAAGCCATTTTGAAATGGGATATCCCCATTTTCAATCATTAAGGAAGATAAGACTGGCTTTAGGAATGCATCCCTTAATGGCAGATTCACACCAAAAAGAGTTTAATTTATTTCTTACTAATATTAATAAAACATCGTATATCGGAGAAGTTGGATTAGACTTTTCTAGAGAAGGTATAACTACAAAAAATATACAAATAGATACCTTCACTAAAATACTAAAGGTTATTTCTGGTAAAAAAAAGATACTAAGTATTCATTCCAGAAAGGCAGAAAAAGAAGTTTTAGAACTTTTACAAAAATATGGTATTACAGCAGCAATTTTTCATTGGTATTCAGGTGGGTTAGGTATAATTGATTCTATTGTAAACAGCGGATATTATTTTTCTATTAATCCAGCAATGATTAAATCTTCTGCCGGAAGGAAAATTATTTCTAAAATACCTAAAAATTTTATTTTGACTGAAACGGATGGGCCATTTATTATCGAAAAGGATTTACCATTGAAACCAGGAGAGACATCTTCTGTTGTTAATTATTTAGCAGAAGAATGGAAAATTACTAAAGAAGAAGTAGAAAAAATTATTACATCAAATTTTTTGCGAATAATTAGTTGTTTGAAGTAGCTTTTTTAAATTTAAAATGATTACAATAAGATATTTTCAAAAAAGATAATCTCTTTATTAATGAGAAATATATCAAATATTCTTATTATGTATAGAAGATATACTGGAAAGAACAAACAAATGTTTATAGATTTCTTTGGCAAGATTAGATTTATTGGTATTAATCCAGCATATTACCTCATTGACAAAGAAGAAAAGAAGGTTACCCGAAAAAATCTAGATCATTTTTTAACTGATGAAAGTGATATGTTTTCTTTTGATAAATTGGAATCATAATCTCATTGTTCAAGACTAACTTTATGCCATTTATTGTCAATAAATCTGAATATTCTTCTGTTAATTATTTAAATACTAACCTTTTTCATATATTTAAAGTGTTTTAAGCATGTCTTATTGGTATGAAAATTACTACCATTATAGAATTCCTTCCCCAGTCCACCAAATATTTAGTATTGAATAATTTGTAAGATTAACTTTTTAATATTTGTGGTTTATGACAATTTCTAAACTAAAAATTTATTTAGATGAAACGGTTAAAGATTCCCCTCTTTTTAAATCAAAAGAAGAATTAAGCATTTGTAAACCTGAAATCTTTAAGTATGGAGTCTTCGCCGAAGAAATCCCACAGAA
The sequence above is drawn from the Flavobacterium sp. N2038 genome and encodes:
- the qatC gene encoding Qat anti-phage system QueC-like protein QatC, yielding MRINVVIEDADYGKFSDLQLCYLDNGVNRKVPLSFLGYERVFDFTTDFTSVKFDFFLVSAIVYGVDNLLSRAIYSNDGWTRDIEVEFPVENLAVWSGKEEKIKQILDFLTGDNWQISFRELEDVNLFQPRTNRRKIPSYDKDSIKSVSLFSGGLDSLIGVVDELEKLRNNERILLVSHFDSKSPGPNGDQRKLLRHLMTQYPNKIYWVQSKLALSRKDSDGSRVTIENNYRSRSLFFIGLGCYLSPTDDLIIPENGTISINYPLTPSRVSSLSTRTTHPYVLKNTQELLVDLGLSTIIHNPYTFKTKGEMFIECKNQTFIQGVFQNSVSCGKRGRKQNWEVKIGVQECGICMPCIYRRAALNKAGLDNENHYGNFITRANSRNYSKDLPALINYLKRDISLEKMKRDLLVNGNIEIDNLEQYANMVLMSKEEVLQLFREKGNRFVKSELGIR
- the qatD gene encoding Qat anti-phage system TatD family nuclease QatD, which translates into the protein MIIDTHCHIDLYQNPRKILQDCVKADITVLAMTNLPSHFEMGYPHFQSLRKIRLALGMHPLMADSHQKEFNLFLTNINKTSYIGEVGLDFSREGITTKNIQIDTFTKILKVISGKKKILSIHSRKAEKEVLELLQKYGITAAIFHWYSGGLGIIDSIVNSGYYFSINPAMIKSSAGRKIISKIPKNFILTETDGPFIIEKDLPLKPGETSSVVNYLAEEWKITKEEVEKIITSNFLRIISCLK